From the genome of Dickeya aquatica, one region includes:
- a CDS encoding helix-turn-helix domain-containing protein encodes MDKKNSFPVSQDWHRADIVAALHKRGWSLRSLSKYHGYKTPTALNNALDRKWPKGQKIIAAAIGVEPQDIWPSRYADDCNRTFVHVHS; translated from the coding sequence ATGGACAAAAAAAATAGCTTCCCAGTATCGCAAGACTGGCACCGCGCCGACATCGTTGCAGCTCTGCATAAACGAGGTTGGTCGCTGCGGTCGCTATCCAAGTATCACGGATACAAAACACCCACCGCTTTGAATAATGCCTTGGATCGTAAGTGGCCAAAGGGACAAAAGATCATCGCCGCTGCCATTGGCGTAGAGCCACAGGATATTTGGCCCAGCCGTTACGCGGACGATTGTAACCGCACTTTTGTTCATGTACACAGCTGA